TGCGCCGCCCACGGCGACCTGGAGAAAGGGATTCATCATGGCGGGGTGATGTGGCGCTGCGGGCGTAAAGTCAACCACCACGCTTGTGCCGTTGCGCAACGAACCAGTCCAGCCGTTTCTTCAACTCACGTTCGAAGCCCCGCTCGATCGGGGTATAGAGGATCGGTCGCTTCATACCGTCGGGGAAATAGTTCTGGCCCGAGAACCCCTCTTCGGCGTCGTGATCATAGGCATAGCCCGCCCCGTAGCCCTGGTCCTTCATCATCTTGGTCGGCGCGTTCAGGATATGGGCGGGCGGCATCAGGCTGCCGGTGCGCCTCGCCTCGGCGCGGGAGGCCTTGTAGGCGACATAGCCCGCGTTCGATTTCGGAGACAGCGCAAGGAAGATCACCGCCTGCGCCAGCGCCAGCTCGCCCTCGGGGCTGCCGAGGCGCTCATAGAGTGCCCAGGCATCCAGGCAATGCCGCGCCGCCGCCGGTTCGGCCAGCCCGATATCCTCGATCGCCATGCGGGTGATGCGGCGGGCGAGATAGCGCGGGTCCTCGCCCCCCTCCAGCATCCGGGCGAGCCAGTAGAGCGCGGCATCCGGGTCCGACCCGCGCACCGATTTATGCAGGGCCGAGATCAGGTTGTAATGCTCGTCCCCCGACTTGTCATATTTGGCGGCACGTCGCATCAGCCGGTTGGCCATGGCCTGCGCGTCCAGCGGCTTGTCGATCTTCCATGCCGCGACCTGCTCGATCAG
This region of Paracoccus saliphilus genomic DNA includes:
- a CDS encoding replication-associated recombination protein A encodes the protein MADLFDTPASSESPSNSAMRPLADRIRPARLAEVIGQDRVLGPDGPLGSMLAAGSLSSLILWGPPGVGKTTIARLLADETDLAFVQISAIFTGVPELRKVFEAAKLRRSQGRGTLLFVDEIHRFNKAQQDSFLPHMEDGTILLVGATTENPSFELNAAVMSRAQVIVLERLSLADLERLAQRAEGELGHKLPLSAEAREALLEMSDGDGRAALNLIEQVAAWKIDKPLDAQAMANRLMRRAAKYDKSGDEHYNLISALHKSVRGSDPDAALYWLARMLEGGEDPRYLARRITRMAIEDIGLAEPAAARHCLDAWALYERLGSPEGELALAQAVIFLALSPKSNAGYVAYKASRAEARRTGSLMPPAHILNAPTKMMKDQGYGAGYAYDHDAEEGFSGQNYFPDGMKRPILYTPIERGFERELKKRLDWFVAQRHKRGG